A stretch of DNA from Candidatus Woesearchaeota archaeon:
GCTAATTCTTGTTTTCGTGTTTCTAAGAACATAGAGGTTGAGTTTTTGCCTATTACTCATAGTATTCCTCAAGCGTTCGTTGTGGTTGTTCGTACTCCTAGTGGTAGCGTTGTTTATGCTAATGATTTCAAAGTGGATGATTCTCCTGTTGTTGGTGATGTTTTTGATGCTTCTGTTTTCAGCAGGGTTAAGGATTGTAGGGTTCTTATTATTGATTCTCTTTACGCAGGGATTCCTGGGACTTCTGGTTCTGAGCAACTCGCGAGGAAGATGTTGTTTGATGCTTTGCTTCGTAAGTCTTATGATGATAATAATATTCTTATTACTACTTTTTCTAGTCATATTGGTCGTTTGAAGACTTTGGTTGAGTTAGCTAAGAAAATGAATCGTCAGCCTGTTCTTGTTGGTAGGTCTTTGTTGAAGTATGTTGAGGCTGCTAAGAGTGCTGGTGTTGCTGATTTGCTTGATGGTGTTGAATTCGTGAAGTATGGTTCTGATGTGGAGAAGTATTTTAAGATTGTTAGGGATACTGAGAAAAAGTTTTTTATTGTGACTGGTCATCAAGGTGAGCCGAAAGCTGTTCTTTCTCGTTTAGTTTTTGGTAAGTTGTTTCCTTTTAAGAAGAATGATTTAGTGGTTTTTTCGTCGAAAGTTATTCCTTCTGGGGAGAACGAGGAGAATGTTCGTAGTTTGGAACGTGGCTTGCGTCATCTCGGCGTTGAAGTTTTGAAGGAGCTTCATGTTTCTGGTCATGCTCATAGCGAAGAACATAAGTTATTGATTAGTTTGTTAAAACCCGAGTTTATTATTCCGACGCATGGTGAGCCTGATATGTTGGAGGCTCAGAAGGATTTTTGTAAGTCTTTAGGTTATGATGATGATAAGGTTTTGTTGTTGAAGAATTTTGATCGGGTTAAGTTTTAGTTTTTTTTATTTTATTATTTGTTTTGCTTCTTTTATGTTATTTATTGTGTATCTAGGTGTTGTTGTATTTGGCAGGTTTGATTTTATTCTTATTGTTTTAAGTCCTATGTTTTGTCCTGCTGTTATGTCTGAGTCCATATCTCCTATCATGTAGCTTCGTGTTGTGTTTATGTTGTATTTTTTTATTATTTGTTCAAATAGTCTTGTTTGTGGTTTTTTGTCTGGGCAATTTTTATCTCTTCCATGAATACAATATCCCCAATCGTTTATTGTTATTCCTTTTTCTTTGTATTGTGTTGCTACTGATTTGAATACATTTTCTACTTCTTGTGGAGTCATTCTTCCTCTTGCAACCCATGGTTGTGATGATATTATGAATAATTTGTATCCTTTTTCTTGAAAGTTTCTTAGTGTTTCGAATGATTCTTGGTATATTTTGTCTGTTGGTATTATTTCTGGATATTGTGAGTTGTCTACTATTGTTCCGTCTTTATCTAAGAATATTGCTTTGTTCATTTCTATTCCTAAGTAATTGTTTAGGTGTGATTGCAGTACTAGGTTTATTGCTTCTGGTCTGCCGTTTGTGTTTATTATTTCTGCGTAAGGTAAATCTTTTGCTATTTCTATGTATTTATTATGTAATTTTTCTATTTTTTCTAGTTGTTCGTCTAAGTTTAGTGGTTTTCCTTCTTCTTCATTTCTTTTTTTGATTCTTTGTAATGCTATTTCTGGGTCGCATAGTAGTATCATTGCTAATCCAGGTGTTGGGTAAAACGCGTTTTGTTCTCTTATTCTTTGTAAGGGTATTCCTTGTAATGATTGATAAACTTCTGTTGATATGAATCCTCTATTACCTATTATTAGGTGTCCTTGTTTGTTTAGTAAGTATTCGTAATCTGTTAATCCTTTTTTTCTACTTTTTATGAATAGTTCTAGTTCTTTTTCAGGGTTTCTTATTGGCGCGTTTTTTATTTTTAGTATTTCTTCTCTGTAATATTTTGGTTCGTAGAAAGTTGTTACTTCCAGTCCTAGTTCTTTTTCTGCGTAGTCTTGTAAGTCTTGTATTCTTCCTTCTTTTCCTGATCCGCTTATTCCGTCAATCATTACTAAGTTATTAGTCATTTCTTTGTTCCTCTTGGTGCTCCGCAACCGAGTTTGCCAAAGTCTCTGTATAATGCGTAGCAATTTTCTCTTGAGTAGAATTTTTTTTCTTCTTTGGTTGCTGGAACATCTTGAACTACTTTTACGTCAGCCCAAGCATTTGGGTGTGCGTAGAATGGGAATTCTTCGTTTGTTTTTGATATGAATACTCCTGTGAATGTTTGGTTTTGTTGTATTGCTAAAGCAACTCTGTGTGCTCCATCATTTATTATAGGTATTTGTATTTTTACTTTGTTGTTGTATTTTATTTCTGATTCGTTTGGTACGTACATTACTGTTCTTG
This window harbors:
- a CDS encoding MBL fold metallo-hydrolase — encoded protein: MLEIIPVGGYGEVGRNCTLIKWKSESVLVDLGLELDNYIRLTEDNPKDPGFDDVIVSGSVPDILSLSKADLKSLKAVLISHGHLDHVGGVPYFIKKLGVKVHGSSFTMAILKSLLLDKKVDASDFLVSHDANSCFRVSKNIEVEFLPITHSIPQAFVVVVRTPSGSVVYANDFKVDDSPVVGDVFDASVFSRVKDCRVLIIDSLYAGIPGTSGSEQLARKMLFDALLRKSYDDNNILITTFSSHIGRLKTLVELAKKMNRQPVLVGRSLLKYVEAAKSAGVADLLDGVEFVKYGSDVEKYFKIVRDTEKKFFIVTGHQGEPKAVLSRLVFGKLFPFKKNDLVVFSSKVIPSGENEENVRSLERGLRHLGVEVLKELHVSGHAHSEEHKLLISLLKPEFIIPTHGEPDMLEAQKDFCKSLGYDDDKVLLLKNFDRVKF
- a CDS encoding HAD-IIIA family hydrolase, producing MTNNLVMIDGISGSGKEGRIQDLQDYAEKELGLEVTTFYEPKYYREEILKIKNAPIRNPEKELELFIKSRKKGLTDYEYLLNKQGHLIIGNRGFISTEVYQSLQGIPLQRIREQNAFYPTPGLAMILLCDPEIALQRIKKRNEEEGKPLNLDEQLEKIEKLHNKYIEIAKDLPYAEIINTNGRPEAINLVLQSHLNNYLGIEMNKAIFLDKDGTIVDNSQYPEIIPTDKIYQESFETLRNFQEKGYKLFIISSQPWVARGRMTPQEVENVFKSVATQYKEKGITINDWGYCIHGRDKNCPDKKPQTRLFEQIIKKYNINTTRSYMIGDMDSDITAGQNIGLKTIRIKSNLPNTTTPRYTINNIKEAKQIIK